The Sphingomonas sp. So64.6b genome includes a region encoding these proteins:
- the queF gene encoding preQ(1) synthase, which translates to MTPTHLGKTSALPASPEEAVLDYVPNPRPGRPYLVRFTAPEFTSLCPVTAQPDFAHLVIDYAPGATIVESKSLKLFLGAFRNHQAFHEDCTVGIGERLFAEMAPVWLRIGGYWYPRGGIPIDVFWQSGEPPAGLWLPGQDVPGYRGRG; encoded by the coding sequence ATGACCCCAACACATCTCGGCAAGACCAGCGCGCTGCCTGCTTCCCCGGAGGAAGCGGTGCTCGATTATGTGCCCAATCCGCGTCCCGGCCGGCCTTATCTGGTGCGCTTCACCGCGCCTGAATTCACGTCGCTCTGTCCGGTGACTGCGCAGCCCGATTTCGCGCATCTGGTGATCGACTATGCGCCAGGTGCGACGATCGTCGAATCCAAATCATTGAAGCTGTTCCTCGGCGCGTTCCGCAATCATCAGGCGTTTCATGAGGATTGCACGGTCGGCATCGGCGAGCGTTTGTTCGCCGAGATGGCGCCGGTCTGGCTGCGCATCGGTGGTTACTGGTATCCGCGCGGCGGCATCCCGATCGACGTGTTCTGGCAATCGGGCGAGCCGCCCGCCGGCCTGTGGCTGCCCGGTCAGGATGTGCCGGGGTATCGCGGACGCGGCTGA
- a CDS encoding oligopeptide transporter, OPT family translates to MASVPVTPSARPLAELTIRGIILGALITVVFTAANVYLGLKVGLTFATSIPAAVISMAVLRFFKNSNILENNIVQTIASAAGTLAAIIFVLPGLILVGWWTGFPYWTTVAVCAMGGILGVMFSVPLRRALVTGSDLPYPEGVAAAEVLKVGSGSVEGDLENAKGLRVIIFGSAISAFFALLAAMKLVAAEAAKTFKIGGTATGVSTSYSMALIGVGHLVGLSVGAAMFFGLIISWAGLVPYLASFNAFADPVDAVVNTVFRSQVRFIGAGTIGVAAVWSLLRIIGPIIGGLRSAMAASRARAGGSILELTERDLPIGIVGASILLTLPPIAWLLWSFSAGGPVHEYPLAVIGGTVLYILIVGVLIAAICGYMAGLIGASNSPVSGVGILAVLGASLLLVAIFGYSTDVARTNALIAYALFTTAIVFSVATISNDNLQDLKTGQLVGATPWKQQVALVMGVIFGSLVIPLVLDLLKDTLGFVGMPNAGPNALSAPQAALISSLAKGVLGGDLDWSLIAIGAGIGVVVIIIDELLGRTGKMRLPPLAVGMGIYLPMALTLLIPIGAVIGHFYDRWAKRASNPDFAERLGTLAATGLIVGESLFGVAFAGIVAWSNRGSPIPPIDAPLAVVGENFEHIAMYAAPLLFAAFIALLYNRTRSLAR, encoded by the coding sequence ATGGCCTCCGTCCCCGTGACGCCCTCCGCTCGCCCGCTGGCCGAGCTCACGATCCGCGGCATCATCCTCGGTGCGCTGATCACCGTCGTGTTCACCGCGGCCAATGTCTATCTCGGGCTGAAAGTCGGCCTGACCTTCGCCACCTCGATCCCGGCAGCGGTGATCTCCATGGCGGTGCTGCGTTTCTTCAAGAATTCGAACATTCTCGAAAACAACATCGTCCAGACCATCGCCAGCGCGGCGGGTACGCTGGCCGCGATCATCTTCGTGCTGCCCGGCCTGATCCTGGTCGGCTGGTGGACCGGCTTCCCCTATTGGACGACGGTCGCGGTCTGCGCGATGGGCGGCATATTGGGCGTGATGTTCTCCGTGCCGTTGCGCCGCGCGCTCGTCACCGGATCGGACCTGCCCTATCCCGAGGGGGTCGCCGCCGCCGAAGTGCTCAAGGTAGGCTCGGGATCGGTCGAGGGCGATCTGGAGAATGCCAAGGGCCTGCGCGTCATCATTTTCGGATCGGCGATTTCGGCATTCTTCGCGCTGCTCGCGGCGATGAAGCTGGTCGCCGCCGAAGCGGCGAAGACGTTCAAGATCGGCGGCACCGCGACTGGGGTCTCGACCAGCTATTCGATGGCGCTGATCGGCGTCGGGCATCTTGTCGGCCTGTCGGTCGGCGCAGCGATGTTCTTCGGGCTGATCATCTCCTGGGCCGGGCTGGTGCCGTATCTCGCTTCGTTCAACGCCTTTGCCGATCCGGTCGACGCGGTGGTCAACACCGTGTTCCGCAGCCAGGTGCGCTTTATCGGCGCGGGCACGATCGGTGTCGCCGCGGTCTGGTCGCTGCTGCGCATCATCGGGCCGATCATCGGCGGGCTGCGATCGGCGATGGCCGCGTCGCGCGCACGCGCCGGGGGCTCGATCCTCGAACTGACCGAACGCGACCTGCCGATCGGCATCGTCGGCGCATCGATCCTGCTCACCCTGCCACCGATCGCCTGGCTGTTGTGGAGCTTTTCCGCCGGCGGCCCGGTGCATGAATATCCGCTCGCGGTGATCGGCGGCACGGTGCTCTACATCCTGATCGTCGGTGTCCTGATCGCGGCGATCTGCGGTTATATGGCCGGCCTGATCGGCGCGTCGAATTCGCCCGTGTCGGGCGTCGGCATTCTCGCCGTACTCGGCGCGTCGCTGCTGCTGGTGGCGATCTTCGGTTATTCGACCGATGTCGCGCGCACCAACGCGCTGATCGCCTATGCGCTGTTCACCACCGCGATCGTGTTTTCGGTCGCGACCATCTCCAATGACAACCTCCAGGATCTGAAGACCGGGCAACTGGTCGGCGCCACGCCGTGGAAGCAGCAGGTCGCGCTGGTCATGGGCGTGATCTTCGGCTCGCTGGTCATTCCGCTGGTGCTCGACCTGCTCAAGGACACGCTCGGTTTCGTCGGCATGCCGAATGCCGGCCCCAATGCGCTTTCGGCTCCGCAAGCGGCGCTGATCTCATCGCTCGCCAAGGGCGTACTCGGCGGCGATCTCGACTGGAGCCTGATCGCGATCGGCGCCGGGATCGGCGTGGTCGTCATCATCATCGACGAACTGCTCGGCCGGACCGGCAAGATGCGGCTGCCTCCGCTCGCGGTCGGTATGGGCATCTACCTGCCGATGGCGCTCACCTTGCTGATCCCGATCGGCGCGGTGATCGGCCATTTCTACGATCGCTGGGCAAAGCGCGCATCCAATCCCGACTTCGCGGAACGGCTGGGTACGCTCGCGGCGACCGGCCTGATCGTCGGCGAAAGTCTGTTCGGCGTCGCGTTCGCCGGCATCGTCGCCTGGTCCAATCGCGGCTCGCCGATCCCGCCGATCGATGCGCCGCTAGCGGTGGTCGGTGAGAATTTCGAACATATCGCGATGTATGCTGCGCCACTGCTGTTCGCCGCGTTCATTGCGCTACTGTACAATCGGACGCGTTCATTGGCGCGATGA
- a CDS encoding DMT family protein yields the protein MPTILLLVASNIFMTIAWYWHLKGGMAKPLLLVILISWGIALFEYCLAVPANRIGYAAGWSGGQLKVTQEAIALLVFGIFMVTVLGEPVGWRHVGALACLIGAVAFLFAGK from the coding sequence ATGCCGACGATCCTGTTGCTGGTCGCGTCCAACATTTTCATGACGATCGCCTGGTACTGGCATCTCAAGGGCGGCATGGCGAAACCGCTGCTGCTCGTCATCCTGATCAGCTGGGGCATCGCGCTGTTCGAATATTGCCTTGCCGTGCCGGCCAACCGCATCGGCTATGCCGCAGGCTGGAGCGGCGGGCAGCTCAAGGTCACGCAGGAAGCGATCGCCTTGCTCGTGTTCGGCATCTTCATGGTCACCGTGCTGGGCGAACCGGTCGGATGGCGGCATGTCGGCGCGCTGGCCTGCCTGATCGGGGCGGTCGCGTTCCTGTTCGCGGGCAAATAA
- a CDS encoding HYD1 signature containing ADP-ribosyltransferase family protein yields MPVQIPFEPDSPVDANRARQRLELQLYSRMMTDLTVLTGGQRVPNDDEIADALRRAARAHGVWSAQDEVGWRRSVGHGERPGGTPLNTNSQELADEILGDSFWSGGNPSEQSAADQDGKTTDQVIATAVENGEKAATAPRAGTPPVNGPSDPRMEQPRSGNQWRAHVTNGVAYKADADKTYFAFLLGAEGISAADRLTELHRNVLNGTSLTDHLLEELHPSDERLAKTLDVMKAGVAGNEKLRAAFGADINRLQAIIDTEQVRASAAYAREAKAFGKAYAIEVASNALGFGAGKVIGKIAPIAIEAAAPSVRAFGNRVGGALSRLSGRAANTVGNEGGTAGRQVLYHYTNEAGAAGIAESRSLNPSLWRAGTKDVRYGNGQYVSDFAPGTKTPAQLSREFLGRPFHGDRFTHYVEIDATGLGAIPGRVGVYVIRNETPLDLTGRLLGSGRIPGK; encoded by the coding sequence ATGCCGGTGCAGATCCCATTCGAACCCGACAGCCCGGTCGATGCAAACCGGGCGCGGCAGCGCCTTGAGCTGCAGCTTTACTCGCGGATGATGACCGATCTGACGGTGTTGACCGGTGGTCAGCGTGTGCCGAACGATGACGAGATCGCCGATGCGCTACGCCGCGCTGCGCGCGCGCATGGGGTTTGGTCGGCACAGGATGAAGTCGGCTGGCGTAGGTCGGTGGGCCATGGCGAGCGCCCGGGTGGCACACCACTGAATACAAACAGCCAAGAACTCGCCGATGAGATACTCGGCGATTCCTTCTGGTCAGGTGGCAATCCCAGCGAACAGTCTGCTGCAGACCAGGATGGCAAGACGACCGATCAGGTCATCGCTACCGCGGTCGAGAACGGCGAGAAAGCGGCCACCGCGCCGCGAGCCGGAACGCCGCCCGTAAATGGGCCCTCGGATCCCAGGATGGAGCAACCACGATCCGGCAACCAGTGGCGCGCGCATGTCACCAACGGCGTCGCGTACAAGGCGGATGCCGACAAGACCTACTTCGCTTTCCTGCTTGGTGCGGAAGGCATCTCGGCCGCTGATCGCCTGACGGAACTGCACCGCAACGTATTGAACGGCACGTCGCTGACCGATCACTTGCTGGAAGAATTGCATCCCAGCGACGAACGGCTGGCCAAGACCCTCGACGTCATGAAAGCCGGAGTTGCGGGTAACGAGAAACTCCGGGCCGCGTTCGGCGCGGACATTAATCGACTACAGGCAATCATCGATACCGAACAGGTCCGCGCCAGTGCAGCTTATGCCCGCGAAGCCAAGGCATTTGGCAAGGCCTATGCCATTGAGGTCGCTTCTAACGCGTTAGGCTTCGGCGCGGGCAAGGTCATCGGCAAGATCGCGCCGATAGCCATTGAGGCCGCCGCGCCCTCCGTGCGCGCGTTTGGCAACCGAGTCGGTGGAGCTTTGTCGCGACTCTCCGGGCGCGCTGCGAACACAGTGGGGAATGAGGGAGGTACGGCCGGTCGCCAAGTTCTGTATCACTATACAAACGAAGCCGGTGCGGCCGGCATCGCGGAAAGCCGATCCCTTAATCCGTCACTTTGGCGAGCTGGAACCAAGGACGTTCGATATGGTAACGGACAATATGTCTCAGATTTTGCACCAGGAACTAAAACGCCCGCACAATTATCCCGTGAGTTCCTGGGTCGGCCGTTCCATGGTGATCGTTTTACACACTATGTCGAAATTGATGCTACCGGTTTGGGAGCAATCCCAGGTCGCGTGGGTGTCTATGTTATCCGAAACGAAACGCCGCTTGACCTGACAGGCAGACTTCTCGGTAGCGGAAGGATTCCAGGCAAATGA
- a CDS encoding Crp/Fnr family transcriptional regulator, which translates to MITRLFLQTHRTPVLSAEDCAALEAAAARTQEFAAKRIIVREQTPLTQCTLLLNGFIERFRDTPEGRRQILAIHIPGDFVDLHSYPLKRLEHSVAALTPVTVATFPHDKVHELTKRSATLTELLWRSTLVDAAINREWIVSVGARSAAVRLAHLFCEMFTRLDRIGMTRGLEFDFPVTQIDLADATGLTAVHANRMLRQLRERRLVEFRQGLVTIIDWAALKEFAGFDTGYLFFD; encoded by the coding sequence ATGATCACGCGGCTGTTCCTGCAAACCCACCGCACACCGGTTCTTTCGGCGGAGGACTGCGCCGCGCTGGAGGCAGCCGCCGCCCGCACTCAGGAGTTCGCCGCCAAGCGCATCATTGTGCGCGAACAAACGCCGCTGACCCAATGCACGCTGTTGCTCAATGGTTTCATCGAGCGGTTCAGGGACACGCCGGAAGGCCGCCGACAGATCCTCGCCATTCATATCCCCGGGGATTTCGTCGACCTGCACAGCTATCCGCTCAAGCGGCTCGAACATTCGGTCGCGGCGCTGACCCCGGTCACGGTCGCGACCTTCCCGCACGACAAGGTCCACGAATTGACCAAGCGATCTGCGACACTGACCGAATTGCTGTGGCGCTCGACGCTGGTCGATGCGGCGATCAATCGCGAATGGATCGTCTCGGTCGGCGCGCGTTCGGCCGCGGTGCGGCTCGCCCATCTGTTCTGCGAGATGTTCACGCGGCTCGACCGGATCGGCATGACGCGCGGCCTGGAATTCGATTTTCCGGTGACACAGATCGACCTGGCCGACGCGACCGGACTGACCGCGGTGCATGCCAATCGCATGCTGCGCCAGTTGCGCGAGCGGCGGCTGGTGGAATTCCGCCAGGGGCTGGTGACGATCATCGATTGGGCGGCGCTCAAGGAATTCGCTGGATTCGATACCGGATATCTCTTCTTCGATTGA
- a CDS encoding glycoside hydrolase family 130 protein → MVEIFNHALRLYADPSRVVVRPFHLAWSGNGGSRTERLVREVLAMDSAQTRAELETVLKDFEARHWQTRRVFMTRYDEIEEMLGLDGSEIGDEKRQLIGAYFCHEYSYAAAALMNPSAVPHFDQSGMPKGSMRILMSLRAVGEGHISSVAFREGIITSKNEMKLAPEPPFATATDAVGMDEKLLPEGPITVYRHRDSTLSGTVIFPITAAQSKGLEDLRLVHFTHDDGSVEWLGTYTAYNGSTIQSELMRTKDFRAFDLVPMTGSASRNKGMGLFPRKVNGQYMMIGRQDGENLFLIKSDTLTHWDEGERLLAPKYPWELVQIGNCGPPIELDEGWLLLTHGVGAMRKYSIGAVLLDKHDPSKVIGRTAQPILAAADQDREGYVPNVVYSCGAIRHGDKLFVPYGVADSSVAFAFIPIKALIAGMER, encoded by the coding sequence GTGGTCGAAATCTTCAATCACGCATTGCGGCTTTATGCCGATCCATCACGCGTCGTGGTGCGCCCGTTCCATCTTGCGTGGAGCGGTAATGGCGGCAGCCGGACCGAACGGCTGGTGCGCGAGGTGCTCGCCATGGATTCGGCCCAGACGCGCGCCGAGCTTGAAACCGTATTGAAGGATTTCGAGGCGCGCCATTGGCAGACGCGACGCGTGTTCATGACTCGCTATGACGAAATCGAGGAGATGCTCGGGCTCGACGGCAGCGAGATCGGCGACGAGAAGCGCCAGTTGATCGGCGCCTATTTCTGTCACGAATACAGCTATGCGGCAGCCGCGCTGATGAACCCCAGTGCGGTGCCGCATTTCGACCAGTCGGGCATGCCCAAGGGGTCGATGCGCATCCTGATGTCCCTGCGCGCCGTGGGTGAGGGGCATATCTCGTCGGTCGCGTTCCGCGAGGGCATCATTACCTCGAAGAATGAGATGAAGCTTGCGCCCGAGCCGCCTTTCGCCACCGCAACCGATGCGGTCGGCATGGACGAGAAGCTGCTGCCGGAAGGACCGATCACGGTCTATCGCCACCGCGATTCGACGCTGTCGGGCACGGTGATCTTTCCGATCACCGCGGCGCAGTCCAAGGGGCTGGAGGATCTGCGCCTCGTCCACTTCACGCATGACGATGGCAGTGTCGAATGGCTTGGCACTTACACCGCCTATAATGGATCGACGATCCAGTCGGAGCTGATGCGGACCAAGGATTTCCGCGCCTTCGATCTGGTGCCGATGACTGGTTCCGCTTCACGCAACAAGGGCATGGGGCTGTTCCCGCGCAAGGTGAACGGCCAATATATGATGATCGGCCGGCAAGACGGCGAGAATCTGTTCCTGATCAAATCCGACACGCTGACCCATTGGGACGAGGGCGAACGATTGCTCGCGCCGAAATATCCGTGGGAACTGGTACAGATCGGCAATTGCGGGCCACCGATCGAACTCGACGAGGGGTGGCTGCTGCTGACTCACGGCGTCGGCGCGATGCGCAAATATTCGATCGGCGCAGTCCTGCTCGACAAGCATGATCCGTCGAAGGTGATCGGCCGGACGGCGCAGCCGATCCTCGCCGCCGCCGATCAGGACCGCGAGGGCTATGTGCCCAATGTCGTCTATAGCTGCGGGGCGATCCGCCACGGTGACAAGCTGTTCGTGCCCTATGGCGTGGCCGACAGTTCGGTCGCGTTTGCATTTATCCCGATCAAGGCGCTGATCGCGGGGATGGAGCGCTAA
- a CDS encoding biopolymer transporter ExbD, with protein sequence MAARAIKYGPARSENTEPFSDLNITPLIDVLLVLLVMMILTIPIMTHKVPIDLPQPQPGPVETMTIHRIDLTANGALTWDGAPISDAALPARLAGFMKEDNAQLQIRAAAKARYERFDQTLATIKRAGVTRLGFVGNEQFAKFGDL encoded by the coding sequence ATGGCTGCTCGTGCGATAAAATATGGTCCGGCTCGCAGTGAAAATACCGAGCCCTTTTCCGACCTCAACATCACACCGCTGATAGATGTCCTGCTCGTCCTATTGGTGATGATGATCCTGACCATTCCGATCATGACGCATAAAGTGCCGATCGATCTGCCGCAGCCGCAGCCGGGCCCAGTCGAAACCATGACCATTCACCGAATCGACCTCACTGCAAACGGCGCGCTTACCTGGGACGGGGCACCGATCAGCGACGCGGCACTGCCCGCGCGGCTCGCCGGTTTCATGAAGGAGGACAATGCCCAGTTGCAGATCCGTGCCGCCGCCAAGGCGCGGTACGAGCGGTTCGACCAGACACTGGCGACGATCAAACGCGCCGGCGTGACGCGGCTCGGCTTTGTCGGCAACGAGCAATTCGCCAAATTCGGCGACCTGTAA
- a CDS encoding VacJ family lipoprotein, with amino-acid sequence MSPILGAVVLFANSPLSAVEIPLPPVMVQTASDQQAPAAPPESPVPAAPVTPPEAAPVAPAAQSPVAPDPAAPADATAQNPPGDPLVDEDILVSARRRSPIDPMEQVNVQSYKAVQALDGAVVAPIARGYKKGLPKPVRDGIHNFLDHIQEPIIFLNYLLQLKPGKAAETLGRFAINSTVGLAGVVDIAKRKPFKLPHRPNSLANTLGYYGVKPGPYFFLPLVGPTTLRDLFGITIDRLILPVTIGTPFNKAYYTLPVNTLSALDYRVAFDDTLTVLHTAYDPYAATRDDYLRKRKAEIDHLHGPNWPGHRIVTRTIVPPAVPVLGADGTFGAAVAPAEPVSTTAAPVAPTPGVGATVPEAASPTPKAHD; translated from the coding sequence ATGAGTCCTATACTCGGCGCCGTGGTGCTGTTCGCGAATTCGCCATTGTCCGCTGTCGAAATACCGTTGCCGCCAGTCATGGTCCAGACGGCAAGCGATCAGCAAGCTCCGGCCGCCCCGCCAGAATCTCCCGTGCCGGCGGCGCCCGTCACGCCGCCAGAGGCCGCGCCCGTGGCCCCCGCGGCTCAGTCCCCGGTCGCACCCGACCCGGCGGCGCCGGCGGACGCGACGGCGCAGAACCCGCCGGGCGACCCTCTTGTCGATGAAGATATTCTCGTCTCGGCGCGACGGCGTTCGCCGATCGATCCGATGGAACAGGTCAATGTGCAGTCCTACAAGGCGGTTCAGGCGCTCGATGGCGCTGTGGTCGCGCCGATCGCCAGGGGCTACAAGAAAGGCCTGCCCAAGCCGGTGCGCGACGGCATCCATAATTTCCTTGATCATATTCAGGAGCCGATCATCTTCCTGAACTATCTGCTGCAGCTAAAGCCAGGCAAAGCGGCGGAAACGCTGGGCCGCTTTGCGATCAATTCGACGGTCGGACTGGCCGGGGTGGTCGACATCGCCAAACGCAAACCCTTCAAGCTGCCGCATCGCCCCAACAGCCTGGCCAACACGCTCGGTTATTATGGCGTGAAACCGGGACCTTATTTCTTTCTGCCGCTGGTCGGCCCGACCACGCTGCGCGATCTTTTCGGGATCACGATCGATCGGCTCATCCTGCCGGTGACCATCGGCACGCCGTTCAATAAGGCGTATTACACTCTGCCGGTCAACACGCTCAGCGCGCTGGATTATCGGGTGGCGTTCGACGACACACTGACCGTGCTGCACACGGCCTATGATCCTTATGCCGCGACACGCGACGATTATCTGCGCAAGCGCAAGGCAGAGATCGACCATTTGCACGGGCCGAACTGGCCCGGGCATCGCATCGTGACGCGGACCATCGTGCCGCCTGCCGTGCCCGTACTTGGGGCTGACGGAACGTTCGGCGCGGCGGTTGCGCCTGCCGAGCCTGTCTCAACCACAGCGGCGCCCGTCGCACCGACGCCCGGCGTCGGAGCGACGGTGCCGGAGGCGGCTTCTCCCACGCCAAAAGCGCACGACTAA
- a CDS encoding glycosyltransferase family 4 protein, whose product MSLHKDVVAPIDHIALIGNFLPRKCGLATYTTDTFTALKGRYPDVKVDVYAMDDHPGRYDYPPEVTGSIPQHERIAYLDTARAIEASGAKAIWLQHEYGIYGGPAGELILALLDRVSIPVIVTLHTILEKPSADERRVMEGLLRRAARVIVMAEKGREILERVYGANSRSIVMIPHGVPDRPFVDPNTLKAQFGWQGRKTVLTFGLLAPNKGIETMIEALPAIVEANPDVLYAVLGATHPNLVAHEGEKYRDGLKALAEELGVAANVEFIDAFLEHGELIDYLQASDIYATPYVNPAQITSGTLSYAVGVGKAVISTPYVHATEILADGHGVLVDFGDSAAFAREINLLLGSERNRIRLSERAYARGRTMIWPVLAETAMREIETMVAAKPRRLASAKPAFAPLAPDFAAVERMSDATGMFQHAILSVPDRRHGYCIDDNVRALMLMTAIEDMDEVVRDKWMTVYAAFVQYAWNPDHRRFRNFMNFDRTWCEDEGSEDSNGRTLWALGVTAKRATAAKHRDWAARLFDETASLAFELTSPRSQAFAMLGAAAMLGAHPGHSMALKILQRFSSDLLALVEEARRPEWEWFEIVLAYDNARLPEALIRAGMMLGREDLLRCGLSTLDWITQQQTTPEGRFRAIGTESFGRPYAPPLPFDQQPLEAQATIDACAAAFKATGDQRWVQEAIRAYRWYLGQNDLDLPLATSQDGGCFDGLMPTGLNRNQGAESILALQLASCAISGLSKASESVAGPDRAVA is encoded by the coding sequence ATGTCGCTCCACAAGGACGTCGTAGCGCCTATCGATCATATCGCCCTGATCGGCAACTTCCTGCCGCGCAAATGCGGTCTTGCAACATATACTACCGACACGTTTACCGCGCTCAAGGGCCGTTATCCTGACGTGAAGGTCGATGTCTATGCGATGGACGACCATCCCGGACGTTACGACTATCCACCCGAAGTAACCGGCAGCATCCCGCAGCATGAGCGCATCGCCTATCTCGACACCGCGCGTGCGATCGAGGCAAGCGGCGCCAAGGCGATCTGGCTGCAGCACGAATATGGCATTTACGGCGGACCGGCTGGCGAATTGATCCTTGCCCTGCTCGATCGGGTATCGATCCCGGTTATCGTCACGCTCCATACGATCCTGGAAAAACCCAGCGCCGATGAACGTCGGGTGATGGAAGGGCTGTTGCGCCGCGCCGCGCGCGTGATCGTCATGGCCGAAAAGGGCCGCGAGATTCTGGAGCGGGTCTATGGCGCGAATTCGCGTTCGATCGTGATGATTCCGCACGGCGTGCCGGATCGCCCGTTCGTCGATCCCAATACGCTCAAGGCGCAGTTCGGCTGGCAAGGCCGCAAGACCGTACTGACCTTTGGCCTGCTCGCGCCCAACAAGGGCATCGAGACAATGATCGAGGCGCTGCCGGCGATCGTCGAGGCCAATCCGGATGTGCTGTATGCCGTGCTCGGCGCGACCCATCCCAATCTCGTCGCGCATGAAGGCGAGAAATATCGCGATGGCCTGAAGGCGCTGGCCGAAGAGCTTGGCGTTGCCGCCAATGTCGAATTCATCGACGCGTTTCTCGAACATGGTGAACTGATCGACTATCTCCAGGCGTCGGACATTTATGCCACGCCCTATGTCAATCCGGCGCAGATCACATCGGGCACGCTGTCTTATGCGGTCGGCGTGGGCAAGGCGGTCATTTCGACGCCCTATGTCCACGCTACCGAGATTCTGGCCGACGGCCACGGTGTGCTGGTCGATTTCGGCGACAGCGCGGCATTCGCACGTGAGATCAACCTGCTGCTCGGCAGCGAGCGTAACCGCATCCGTCTGTCGGAGCGCGCCTATGCGCGTGGCCGCACGATGATTTGGCCGGTGCTGGCGGAGACGGCGATGCGTGAAATCGAAACCATGGTCGCCGCCAAGCCGCGCCGCCTGGCCAGTGCCAAGCCGGCATTCGCGCCGCTCGCACCAGATTTCGCCGCGGTCGAGCGAATGAGCGATGCGACCGGTATGTTTCAGCATGCGATCCTGTCGGTACCCGATCGTCGTCACGGCTATTGCATCGACGACAATGTCCGCGCGCTGATGCTGATGACCGCGATCGAGGACATGGATGAAGTCGTGCGCGACAAATGGATGACGGTCTATGCCGCGTTCGTCCAATATGCGTGGAATCCCGACCATCGCCGGTTCCGCAATTTCATGAACTTCGATCGCACCTGGTGCGAGGATGAGGGGTCGGAGGATTCGAACGGCCGGACCTTATGGGCGCTTGGCGTGACCGCAAAGCGCGCGACCGCGGCAAAGCATCGCGATTGGGCCGCGCGCCTGTTCGATGAGACCGCAAGCCTCGCTTTTGAACTGACCAGCCCGCGGTCGCAGGCCTTTGCGATGCTCGGCGCAGCCGCCATGCTTGGCGCGCATCCCGGCCATTCGATGGCGCTCAAGATTCTGCAGCGCTTCTCGAGCGACCTGCTTGCGCTGGTCGAGGAGGCGCGACGGCCGGAATGGGAATGGTTCGAAATCGTCCTCGCCTATGACAATGCGCGCCTGCCCGAGGCGCTGATCCGCGCCGGCATGATGCTGGGCCGTGAGGACCTGCTGCGCTGCGGCCTGTCGACACTCGACTGGATCACGCAGCAACAGACCACGCCGGAAGGTCGATTCCGCGCGATCGGCACCGAAAGTTTCGGACGTCCTTATGCGCCGCCATTGCCGTTCGATCAGCAGCCGCTCGAGGCTCAGGCCACGATCGATGCCTGTGCCGCGGCGTTCAAGGCGACCGGCGACCAGCGCTGGGTGCAGGAGGCGATCCGCGCCTATCGCTGGTATCTCGGCCAGAACGATCTCGATCTGCCGCTCGCGACGTCGCAGGATGGCGGTTGCTTCGACGGCCTGATGCCAACCGGTCTGAACCGGAATCAGGGCGCTGAGTCGATTTTGGCGCTGCAATTGGCCTCTTGTGCCATTTCGGGGCTTTCAAAGGCTAGCGAAAGCGTGGCAGGACCGGATCGCGCCGTCGCATAG
- a CDS encoding YjhX family toxin — protein MNISKYEQRVLHALAQGGRIVHRWDEEGKRLIAADCFTRGGHRLADCSMALFRRLRRRALIASMGGQPYRITRLGLAAVRSQLDNR, from the coding sequence ATGAATATCTCGAAATACGAACAGCGCGTGTTGCACGCGCTGGCGCAGGGTGGACGTATCGTCCATCGCTGGGACGAAGAGGGCAAGCGGCTCATCGCGGCCGATTGCTTCACGCGTGGAGGACATCGCCTCGCCGATTGCTCGATGGCGTTGTTCCGCCGCTTGCGACGCCGCGCGCTGATCGCGAGCATGGGCGGCCAGCCCTATCGCATAACGCGCCTCGGCCTTGCGGCGGTACGGTCGCAGCTAGATAATCGCTGA